The window CACGCGGCTTCCTGGCGGCGAGGCGCGCAACTACCCCGCCGAAAGCCTGACGGCGGGATACGCCGTGCGCGGCAAGCCGATGGTGGAACTGTTCGACGCATTCGCGGAATCGTCGCTCGGCTACTTCTACGCCCTTTGCTCGCACCTTCTCGACATGGAAGAGGGCAGCTTCATGGGCCTGGCGAGCTACGGCCGGCCGGGGCCGATGGTCGAGGCGATGCGCGACGTTCTGCGCCTTCAGCCCGAAGGGCGGATTCGCATCGACAAGTCGGCGATGGACTTCTGGCACGAAGCGTACGTGCTCGAAAATCCGACCGCGCTCTCGCGGCTGTCCACGCGCTTTTGCAAGACGTTCGGCCCGGGGCGCAAGTTCTTCGAGGCGATCACGCCGCGCCACATGGACTTCGCGTACGCCGCGCAAAAGCGCCTCGAGGACGCGATGGTCCACGTCGCGACGCACCTCGCGCGCGAGACGGGCCGAAAGAATCTCGTGCTGGCGGGCGGCGTCGCGCTGAATTCGGTCGCAAACGGCCTTGTGCTGCAAAAGACACCGTTCGATCGGATCTTCATTCAGCCCGCCGCCTCGGACGACGGCCTTGCGCTTGGCAACGCGCTCTTTGGGCACTACGTACTCGAGAATCTGCCGCGCGCGCGCTTTTTCGACATGGGCGACGCCGCGCTCGGCCCGGATCGCGAGGACGAGGCGGACGCGTTCGTCGACGCGATCGCCGAGGGGAAACTGCCGGTGGAGTACGTCGATTCGCTGCCGTATGTCGATGGCGTGGATGTGCTCTGGAAAGGCGAGGGCGACGCCGAATACAGACGCGTCGCGATGGAGCGCATCTCGCCGCACCGGCACTTCGCGGAATTGCCGATCGGCCGCGCGGGCGGCGTGGAATACTATTTCGAGGTCCGCGCGAAAAATCCGATGGAGTACGCGAAACCGGTGCCGGCGATGGAGGCGGCGGTGGAGCGCAAACGCGCCGCCAACGACGATATCGATTTTTCCGGAGCGATCGGGAATATCGAGATCGTCGCATCCGGGGACGGGCACGGGCACGGGCAGGGGAGCGGCAACGGGGATTTGGTGCTGAAGCATCCCGAACCTGACCTGGCCGCCGATCCGCGTCGGCCGGCCGATCCGTTCGAGATGTTCCTTTACGATCACCGCGATGTGGCCGGCATTCTCGACGGGCGCCGCGCGTTCGTGGGTCCGGAGCAGGTCGTTATCGATCCGACCAACCGCTGCGACAACAACTGCCTCGCGTGCTGGACGAAATCGCCGCTGCTCGGCCGCTTCTCCCCGCCCGAGGAGTGGCATCGTGAACAGATGCCCGCGGATGTCATGCACCGCACCATCGACGAACTGGCGGACCTTGGCACGAAGCGCATCCGCTTCACCGGCGGCGGCGAACCGTTCGTGCATCCGCAGATGATCGAGTTTCTGGAACACGTGAAGGCGCGCGGGATGATCGCCGCGTTGACGACGAATTTCACCGCGCTGACCGAAAAGAAAGTCGAGCGCATGGCCGGGATCGGCGTTGACGAGGTGACCGCGTCGATTTGGGCCGGCACCGCGGACATGTACGCGCGCAGCCATCCCGCCAAGACGCAAAAGACCTTCGAGAAAATCGAGCAGCTTTTGCGCCTGTTCTGCGCGAACAAGGCGCCGCACGCGCAAGTGATCGTCGCGAACGTACTGTTTTCGATGAATTACATGGAGGCGCGCGAGATGCTCGATTTCGCGCTTCGCGTAGGCGCGGACGGCGTTTATTACGCGGTGGTCGATCCGGTCGCCGATCCGATGAACGGCCTTTTGCTCAACGCGAATCACCTTGGCGTCGTGCGCGCGCATCTTGTGGAGGTCGCCGAGCGCGTGGAAAAGATCAACCGCACGCGGCCACGCCCGTTCATCCTGGACAATTTTGAGGGCACGCTGCGCCGCGTGAACGCCACGGGCGCCATAACGGGCGACTACGATCGCGTCGCGGTGGACGAGGTGCCCTGCTACATCGGCTGGATTTTCTGCCGCATCCTGACCGACGGCACGGTGGTGCCGTGTTGCCGGGGCGTGGAGATGCCGATGGGCAACTTGCACAAGCAGACGTTCACGGACATCTGGCGGGGAAAGGTGTACGACCACTTCCGCCAAATGGCGCTTGTCGAAAAGAAGACGCACCCATTTTTCCGGTCGATCGCCTGCCACCGCACCTGCGACAACCTGATGCACAACCAGGACGAACACCGGCGCATCGGCGCGCTCTCGGAAACGGAAAAGGAACATCTGGTGCGTTTTGTCGTGCGCGGGGAGGCCCGTTGAGCCGCGTCCTGATTACCGGCGGCGCGGGCTTCATTGGCCATCATCTGGCGCGGCATATGCTGACGCGCGGGTGGTCGGTGGCCGTCATCGACAACGAAGCCACCGGCCGTCGGGAAGACGTGCCCCCGTCGTGCGACTACCTCAAAGGCGACGTTCGCAACGTCGCCGACGTGCGCGAGGCGTTTGCGACCCAACCGGACGTCGTTTTTCACTGCGCGGCGCAGGCGAGCAACATCCGGTCCTTCGACGATCCGCTCGCCGATCTGAATACGAATTTGCTGGGGACCGTGAACGTAACCCTGCAATGTATCGAACAAAAAGTGCCGAAGCTCGTGTACGCGGGTTCGATGACCGAGTATGGTGTCCTGAGCGCCCTGCCCGTGGGCGAGGCGCATCCTCTTGTGCCGATCTCGTATTACGGGGTCGGCAAGGCCGCGGCGGAACACTTTCTGATGGCGACCGCGAATCGCGTCGACCTGGGGGCGAAATTTTCCGTCACCGTGCCGCGGATGTTCAACGTGTACGGACCCGGACAGAGTCTGACGAACCCCTATCAGGGCGTCCTTGCGATCTTCATCGGCCAGGTGCTGCGCGGCGAGCCGTGTACCGTGGACGGCGACGGAACGCAGTCGCGCGATTTCGTTTACGTCGACGACGTGTGCGAAGCGTGGGAGCGCATGTCGCGTCCCGGTGTTGCCGACAACACCGCCGTGAATCTCGGTTCCGGCGTTGAGCGCTCGGTCAACGACCTGGTTCGCGAAGTGTGCCTGGCCGCGGGCAAGGACCCGGCGGTTTATCCGATCATGCGCCGGCCACGAAGGCCGGGCGATCAGGAGCGCTGCGCGGCGGACATCGCGCGCGCGAAGGAACGGCTCGGATGGGCGCCCGCGGTCACGTTCGCCGAAGGCCTCGCGCGCACGATGGCGTGGGCGCGCGCAAGCGGGGGGGGCGTCTGATGTCGCTTCTTTCCGGAATCAAGTCGCAGGTCATCAACATGCGGGCCTTCCGCCCGTTCTTCACGCCGCTTCGCGTCGCGCGCGACGCGATCACGTTCCCCGTCGATTACTACCTCGGCGACGGGCGCGTGCACGGCATGCCGAGCATCGTGAACCTGAACATCACGACGGTCTGCAATCTCAAGTGTCCGTTCTGTTTCAATAACGACATTCTCGGCAAACGCACGGAACTTTCGACGGCGGAAATGGTCGAACTTGTCGATCAACTCTCGAAGACCGGCGCGGGTTTGTTTCTCTCCGGCGGCGAGCCTTTCGCGCGCAAGGACATTTACGACATCATCGTCGAGGCCAAGCGGCGGGGCATGCCCGTCGGCGTCGTCACAAACGGCACGCTGTTGAAAGAGCCGCAGGTGACGCGCCTTCGCGACATCGGCCTTGACGTCGTCATCCTGAGTTTTCACGGCACGCGCGAGGCCCACAACAAGGCCGTGCTGATGGACGGCGCGTACGACAAGACGATGCACGCGCTCGACCTGTTCCGCGCCGCGTGGCCGTCGCCGGGGCCGATGATCAACTACGTCATCACCGCGGAGTCGCTGCCCCACCTGCCGGATTTCGTGCGGGAGCTCGACGGGCGCGACAACCTCGTCATGCGCCTGTCGCACCTGAACTTCGTGACGCCGACGGAAGCCGAGGCCAACCGTAACTACTGGATCGAAAACTTCGGCGAGGCGCCGGACAAGCTCCTGCACTTCCAATACGAGCCGCCCGAACGCATGTACGAGCCGATCCTCGACATCCTCGAAAAGAATCGGGAGATCTTCACCAAGCCGGTGTTGAACGCGGACGAGATGAAGACCTGGTACAGCCCGAAGTTCGACCTCGACCGCCGGTGCGTTTTCATCTGGCGTTCGACGTACGTGAACTCCGACGGCGACGTCTATCCCTGCCAGTTCCTCTACATGAAGATGGGGAACATCAAGGAGAAGCCGCTCGCCGAGATCTGGAACGGCGAACGCTACCGCCGCTTCCGCGCGCTCCTGCGCAAAGGACTCACTCCCGGCTGCGCCCGGTGCTGCAAGCTTTGACGGCATGATCGTTCTCGGCATCTCCGACAACCACGGAGCCGGGGCGGCCGTCGTCATCGACGGGCGCCTCGTCGCCGCCGTCAACGAAGAACGCATCGACCGTGAAAAAAATTCGATGGCCTTCCCGTGGGGCGCCATCGACGCATGCCTTTCCATCGCGGGGGTGACTCCGGACGATGTCGATCTCGTCGCGGTCGGCAGTGAGTTCACGCCGATTTTCGGCCTTCGCCTCGTGAAGGGCTGGCATCGGCGCGTCAAACGAAGCGCCGGCCAGTTCAGCTTCCTGTTCGATCTGTACATCATGTACCACCTGCTGGCGCGGGCCATTTCCGTGTTGCGTTCCATCGAAATTCGCCTGTCGCGCTGGTGGATCGGGCGCGGCTTGCGCGCGCACGGCTATGACTGCGACGTCCAGCTTTTCGATCATCACCTGTGCCACGCCTGGTCCGTGTACCTCACCGCGCCATTTGACGACGCGGCGGTCGTCACCGCGGACGCGATGGGCGACGGCCTGTCCGCAACCGTGTCGATCGCCTGCGCCGGGCGCGTATCCCGCATCTTCGCCCAGGATGGCCGCTGCGCGTTCAACCCGTATTACTCGCGCATTACCGAATACCTCGGTTTCATCCCGAACCGGCACGAGGGCAAGGTCACGGGCCTCGCGGCGTACGGCGATCCGTCGTTGCTACTCGACGAATTCGAAAAGAGTGCGCATTTTCGCGGGCCGGGTTTTTCGACGTTTCGCGTCTGGATGCCGAACCCGCGCGCGTGGGGGCTTTATCGAAAAATTCGCGGCCACAGGCGCGAGGACATCGCGGCCGCCTGCCAGCGCAACCTCGAGGCGCAAATGGGCAGGTTCGTTTCCCGATGGCTTGAGCGCACCGGCAAGTCGCGCCTCGCGCTCGCGGGCGGCATCTTCGAGAACGTCAAGTTGAATCAGCGCCTGCACGAGCTTTCGGGCGTGCAGGAAATCTACATCTTCCCGAACATGTCCGACGGCGGCCTCGCGACCGGCGCGGCGCTTGGCGCTTCGCGCCGCGGTCGAAAGACTCTCGAGACGCCCTATCTCGGCATGGCGTACGGCGAGGACGAATTGGAGGCGGCGATCCGCGACGCCCGGCTCGAACACGAGCGGCCCGACGATCTCGCGACGGCGGTGGCGCGGCTTGTCGCCGATCGCAAGATCGTGGCGCGTTTCGACGGCGGCATGGAATACGGCCCCCGCGCGCTCGGACACCGGTCGATCCTTTTTCGCCCGGACGACCCGTCGGCCAACGACTGGTTGAACGAGAAACTGCGCCGCAGCGAGTTCATGCCATTCGCGCCGGCGGTGCGCGCCGAGCGGGCGCCGGACCTGTTTGTGGGGATCGCCGGCGCCGAATTCACGGCGCGCTTCATGAATATCTGCTTTGACTGCACGGACGAGATGAAAACGAAGTGCCCGGGCGTCGTCCACGTGGACGGCACGGCGCGCCCGCAGGTGTTCAAGAGGGCCGAAGACGCGCTATACTATGATATTCTGGCGCGTTTTGAGGATCTGACGGGTTTGCCGGCCATCCTCAACACGAGCTTCAATATGCACGAGGAGCCGATCGTCGCCACGCCGCGGGATGCGATCCGGGCTTTCCTCGCCGCCGGGCTCGACGCGCTCGCGCTCGGCCCGTTCCTGGTTCGTCCGCGGCGAAAGGCAGCGAATGTCGATGTTCATTAACGGACCCGGCGCGAACGGCCGCGCCAACGGCGCGCGCGAGCCAGGGGCGTCCGCGCGGCCCGTGGACATCCTTTTGTTCTCGCCACCGCCGTGGCTGGTGACCGGCCCGCCGCTGGGGCTTGCCGCGTTGTCCGCCTGGCTTCGCGGGCGCGGCTGGAATGTCGCGGTCATCGACGGCAACACGCGCGCCTATCACAAGACGGACACGTCGCTGCGCCCGCTATGGCTGTGGGACAACAGCGCGTTCTGGGAAGATCCCGAACCGGTCGAGGTGAAATTCGGCCCCCTTCTGCGCGAATTGGCGGACGAGGTCGCGACGCATCGCCCGCGCGTTCTCGGCATCAACGTCGTTTCGCGAAAAGAAGCGGCGAGCGCCATCTTCCTTGCACGCCTGAAGGAGCGCTTGCCCGATCTCAAGGTCTTCGTCGGCGGGCCCGGAGCGGGCTGGCGCGAGTCGCGCGATCACATCCGCCAGCTTTGCGGCGATCTCGTGGACGGCTTCATCGTCGGCGAGGGGGAGCTGGCCTGCGACGAGTTGCTGAGGCGCCTGCGCGACGGTGCGCCGCTCGCGAATCTGCCGGGGTTCGTGTCCGGACGCCCCGACGGCGAGGAGTGCGTCATCCCGGGGCATTTCATCACGGATATGAACCAGCTTCCGATCCCCGACTTCTCCGATTTCCGCCTCGCGGATTACGAGGAGCAGGGGCTCGTCGTCGAGTGGAACCGCGGGTGCGTCGCGCGGTGCACGTATTGCAGCATCAACGATTACTGGAACGCGTTCCGCTTCAAGGCGCCCGAAAAGGTCGCCGACGAGTTGCGTACGCTGCACGAGCGCCACGGCATTTCGCGCTTCACGATCGTCGATCCGATGGTCAACGGCGATCCGGAATTGCTCGATGCGATCTGCGACGCGATCGTCGCGACAGGCATCCATGTGAAATGGTCCGCGGGCATCTCGCCCAATCGTATTGTGGGCAAATCCACGTTCGAAAAAATGAAGGCCGCGGGCTGCTTCAAGCTTGAGTTCGGCGTCGATTCCGGCAGCCGCACGATGCTTCGCAAGATGGGCAAGCGCTTCAAGCCCGACGAGGCCGGCCAGATGATGCGCGACTGCAAGGACGCCGGTATCCAGGTGATGCTCTACCTCATCGTCGGCTTCCCCGGCGAAACGGACGAAACGGTGCAGGAGACGTGCGACTGGCTCGATCGATGGGGGGGCGCGGTCGATATGATCCGCAATCTTTGCAGCCTGACGATTGAATACGGCACCGCCATCGAAAAGCGCGCCGACCTGTTCGGCGTCGAGTTCGACCGTCACGACGTGCAGTGGAAGGACAACTGGCAGGGCAAGGGCGACGACACGCCGCTGCGCCGCGCGATGCGCGTGCGCAAGGTGATCGACAAGGTGCACGATCTCGGTATTCCGATCGAAACCGAGGTCATCACGGATCCCGAACACGCGACGCACGACGAACACGGCCAGTGGGCCGGCGGCGAGGGCGCGTCCGACGCCCAAAAGGTCGCGCAGCCGCGCAGCTCGATCATGTGCGCGTCGTTCCCCACGGGTTCGCAGTCGTGAACGCCCGCGAGGCCAAGTCCATCGAGTTCCCGAAACACTTGATGGTCCAGACGGTCTCGCGCTGCAACAGCGGGTGCGTCATGTGCCCGTGGCCCGATACCGCAAAGACGCAGGCCCAGGGCGAGATGGACGACGCGGTGTACGCGCGCCTCGTGGACGAGGTGAAGCGCTTCCCCGATCTGTCGCGCGTTCTGCTCTATCTGATGAACGAGCCGACGCTCGACAAAAAGCTCCCCGCGCGAATCGAAATGATGCGCCGCGCGTTGCCGCACGCGGAGATCTACATCATCACGAACGGCCTGTTGCTTGACGGCGACTTCGGCGAGCGGCTGATCGACTCGGGTCTGTCCTGGCTGGGCATCTCCATCCACGCGCTCGAACCGGACACCTACGAAAAAATCACCGGGCGCAAGGACTGGGCGACGGCGCGGCCGAGGCTCGAACGTTTCATCGACCGCGCCCTCGCGGTGCGTGGCGATAATTTCATCCAGGTGAACATCACCAAGGTGCGCCCGCACATCACACCCGGGGAATACGCCCGCGCCGCCGAACATTGGCGTGAGATCGGCGTGACGCGCGTGGACCTCGACGACGGCTACATCTCCCGCGCGGGCAGCGTGCCGGTTTACGGACACGAGCGCGCGTACACGCCGCGCACGTCCGGTTGCAAGACGATCTGGGCGTACAAAATGGCGCACGTGTTGTTCAACGGCGATGTCATTCCCTGCTGCATGGACTGGCGGCGCAAGGTCGTGTTCGGCAACGTCGCCCGCGACGGCGGCCTGGCGGCGGTGTGGCGCGGCGAAGGGCGCGCGCGATTTCTCGATGCGCTCGGAAGCGGCGAGCGCCTCCCCGACGAATTTCTTTGCGTGAGTTGCGAGGACGCCATTCCCGCCGAGGGCGCCAACCTCGCCCAGGATCGCGATCTTTCCGTTGCCGCGACCGGCCCCCATCCAGGCGCCGGGGATTTCGTCGCGGTCAACTTCATCGGCAAGCCGAACGTGCCGATTGACACGCGCGACGCGGAACCCGAAACGCCGGGTTGCGATGTCAGTGCCGCGAGCGATAGCGAGCGGTCGGTCGCGAACCCGCGCCCGCTTCCGCCTAACGCCGGCGACGATTCGCCGGCGAGCTACGATCTTGGCGACGCGGTGACGATTGACCCGGCCGCGCCCGTCGGTCCGGCGACCGAAATGGAGGCCGCGGAAGACGGCAACGCGGATGCGCTCTTTTTCCTTCCGCCGCCGTGGCAGGTATCGGCGCCGCCGCTCGGCATCGGGGCGATCACCGGCTACCTGCGCGAAAAGGGCTGGCGGGTGAAGGTGCTCGACGGCAACGTGCGGCTTTACAACATGTCCGATCCGCCCAAGCGCAACCTTTGGGATTGGGAACGCGGTCCGTTCTGGGAAGGCGAGGAACAGGTGGACGCCGCGTTCGGTGACGATCTGCGCACGCTCGCGGAAGAAGCCGCCGCGTCCGGCGCGAAGGTCTTCGGCATCAACATGGTCTCGCGCAAGGAGGTGCCGACGCGAATCTTCCTGAAGCGCCTGAAAGAGCTTGCGCCGGATTCGTTCGTTTTTGTCGGCGGCCCGCATGCCAGCCATATCGACCTGCGCCGCCACGTGACGTCGTTCCTGCACGAGTTCATCGACGGATTCCTCGTCGGCGAAGGCGAAGCCGTCATGGAGGCGCTGTTGACGCGCATCCGCGAGGGGCGCGACATCCTCGATTGCCCCGGACTTGCGCGCTGGGATCGCGTGGAAGGCGAGGAGACGCTGAACGCGCCCGCGTTCTTCCCCGACCTCGCCGCGTTGCCGCCGCCGGATTTCCGCGATTTCGACGCGAACGCCTACGGCTCGCCCGCGCTTGTCGTCGAGTGGAGCCGCGGATGCGTCGGGCGTTGCACGTTCTGCAACATCCCCGACCTCTGGCAGGACGCGCGCTACAAGCCCGCCGCGAACGTCGTCCGCGAACTTCGGACGCTCGTCGAACGTCACGGCACGAAAATCTTTTCTGTCGTCGATCCGATGGTGAACAACGACCCGGCGATGCTCGAGGCGATCTGCGACGGCATCATCGAGGCCAACCTCGATGTCACGTGGTCCGCGGGCATGTCGCCAAACCGCCCGCTGACCGCCGAACAATTCCACAAGATGAAGCAGGCGGGGTGCTATCGCCTGGAGTTCGGCGTCGAGTCCGGCTCCGATCGCGTGCTGCGCCGGATGAACAAATATTACGACGCCGCCGAGGCCGGGCGCATGCTGCAAGACGCGCACGCGGCGGGGATCGACGTGGTCATCTACCTCATCGCGGGCTTCCCGGGCGAGACGGACGAGGACGTCGAGGCGACGCTGCGTTTTCTCGAGGAAAACCGCGAGTCGATCGGGCTGGTGCGCAGTTTGAACGGCCTTGTCATCATCCACGGCACGCCGATTGAGAAGAAATCTCACGTTTTTGGCATTGAACCGATCGACCGACTGGAGAATGGTTGGACCAATCACTGGGTTTCAGGTGACAATACGCCGGATTTACGCGCAAAACGCGTGGCTCGTATCGAACGTAAGCTCCATGAGCTCGGCATACGGATCGAGTTCCAGAACACGGAAGACGTGATGCCAAGCGAGATGCTCTACGCGAAGAAGATCGAGGATACGCAATCCCGGCTCGACGCGGTCGGCGCCGAGTTGATCGCGCTGATGGGCCGCGTGGACAAGGTTTTGCGCGGCGAGCCGGTGCGCGAGGTTCCGGGCCACAACGAGGTCGCACTCGTGCTCTGCCCGGTTTGGGGCGTGGACATGCCGCCGCTCGGCATGGCGACCGTCGCGGGCTTCATGCGCAATCAGGGCTACGACCCGCTCGTGGTCGATCTCAATATCGAGTTGTATCAGGCCGCGTCTCCGGCGCTTCGGCGCTTCTTCGAGGAAGACAGCTTCCGCCACTGGACGGATGAAGACTCGTGCCGGCGCATCGTCGCCGCGTTTTCGCGGCCGATCGACGCCGCCGTGGCGCGCATCATCGAGTCCGGCCGGCGTGTCGTCGGCTTCACCGTCTATTCGCCCAATCGCCTGTTCACGATCGAGGTGATGCGCCGGCTGCGCCGCGCGAATCCCGAGATCATCCACATCATCGGCGGGCGCGGCATCCAGACCGAAAACGAGCGGCGCCTGTTCCCGCACGATCTCGTCGACCACTTCGTGATCGGCGAAGGCGAGGTGACGTTCATTCCGCTTCTCGAACGCATTTTTCGCGGTGGCGACCCCACGGGCCTGCCCGGCACGGATCGTTTCGTCGGCCGCGATCTGGCGGGATACACGCCGCGCCCGCGCCTGTCCGACCTGACGCTCCTGCCGCCGCCG is drawn from bacterium and contains these coding sequences:
- a CDS encoding carbamoyltransferase; its protein translation is MIVLGISDNHGAGAAVVIDGRLVAAVNEERIDREKNSMAFPWGAIDACLSIAGVTPDDVDLVAVGSEFTPIFGLRLVKGWHRRVKRSAGQFSFLFDLYIMYHLLARAISVLRSIEIRLSRWWIGRGLRAHGYDCDVQLFDHHLCHAWSVYLTAPFDDAAVVTADAMGDGLSATVSIACAGRVSRIFAQDGRCAFNPYYSRITEYLGFIPNRHEGKVTGLAAYGDPSLLLDEFEKSAHFRGPGFSTFRVWMPNPRAWGLYRKIRGHRREDIAAACQRNLEAQMGRFVSRWLERTGKSRLALAGGIFENVKLNQRLHELSGVQEIYIFPNMSDGGLATGAALGASRRGRKTLETPYLGMAYGEDELEAAIRDARLEHERPDDLATAVARLVADRKIVARFDGGMEYGPRALGHRSILFRPDDPSANDWLNEKLRRSEFMPFAPAVRAERAPDLFVGIAGAEFTARFMNICFDCTDEMKTKCPGVVHVDGTARPQVFKRAEDALYYDILARFEDLTGLPAILNTSFNMHEEPIVATPRDAIRAFLAAGLDALALGPFLVRPRRKAANVDVH
- a CDS encoding GDP-mannose 4,6-dehydratase, with product MSRVLITGGAGFIGHHLARHMLTRGWSVAVIDNEATGRREDVPPSCDYLKGDVRNVADVREAFATQPDVVFHCAAQASNIRSFDDPLADLNTNLLGTVNVTLQCIEQKVPKLVYAGSMTEYGVLSALPVGEAHPLVPISYYGVGKAAAEHFLMATANRVDLGAKFSVTVPRMFNVYGPGQSLTNPYQGVLAIFIGQVLRGEPCTVDGDGTQSRDFVYVDDVCEAWERMSRPGVADNTAVNLGSGVERSVNDLVREVCLAAGKDPAVYPIMRRPRRPGDQERCAADIARAKERLGWAPAVTFAEGLARTMAWARASGGGV
- a CDS encoding radical SAM protein — its product is MPRFVLGTVVSDHDSAACLLADGKLVAAVNEERICRVRRGDRRNSIRRAMGAVLDAAGIELAGVDAIFCDTDHYFAPGGAPVPVFPDYPRPERIFQITHHVGHAASAFLASPFDDAAFLTVDASGGIAPVIADENDKRYWSFSPRELDFIGRGFRAAHTHPKLDELLTRLPGGEARNYPAESLTAGYAVRGKPMVELFDAFAESSLGYFYALCSHLLDMEEGSFMGLASYGRPGPMVEAMRDVLRLQPEGRIRIDKSAMDFWHEAYVLENPTALSRLSTRFCKTFGPGRKFFEAITPRHMDFAYAAQKRLEDAMVHVATHLARETGRKNLVLAGGVALNSVANGLVLQKTPFDRIFIQPAASDDGLALGNALFGHYVLENLPRARFFDMGDAALGPDREDEADAFVDAIAEGKLPVEYVDSLPYVDGVDVLWKGEGDAEYRRVAMERISPHRHFAELPIGRAGGVEYYFEVRAKNPMEYAKPVPAMEAAVERKRAANDDIDFSGAIGNIEIVASGDGHGHGQGSGNGDLVLKHPEPDLAADPRRPADPFEMFLYDHRDVAGILDGRRAFVGPEQVVIDPTNRCDNNCLACWTKSPLLGRFSPPEEWHREQMPADVMHRTIDELADLGTKRIRFTGGGEPFVHPQMIEFLEHVKARGMIAALTTNFTALTEKKVERMAGIGVDEVTASIWAGTADMYARSHPAKTQKTFEKIEQLLRLFCANKAPHAQVIVANVLFSMNYMEAREMLDFALRVGADGVYYAVVDPVADPMNGLLLNANHLGVVRAHLVEVAERVEKINRTRPRPFILDNFEGTLRRVNATGAITGDYDRVAVDEVPCYIGWIFCRILTDGTVVPCCRGVEMPMGNLHKQTFTDIWRGKVYDHFRQMALVEKKTHPFFRSIACHRTCDNLMHNQDEHRRIGALSETEKEHLVRFVVRGEAR
- a CDS encoding B12-binding domain-containing radical SAM protein, with protein sequence MSMFINGPGANGRANGAREPGASARPVDILLFSPPPWLVTGPPLGLAALSAWLRGRGWNVAVIDGNTRAYHKTDTSLRPLWLWDNSAFWEDPEPVEVKFGPLLRELADEVATHRPRVLGINVVSRKEAASAIFLARLKERLPDLKVFVGGPGAGWRESRDHIRQLCGDLVDGFIVGEGELACDELLRRLRDGAPLANLPGFVSGRPDGEECVIPGHFITDMNQLPIPDFSDFRLADYEEQGLVVEWNRGCVARCTYCSINDYWNAFRFKAPEKVADELRTLHERHGISRFTIVDPMVNGDPELLDAICDAIVATGIHVKWSAGISPNRIVGKSTFEKMKAAGCFKLEFGVDSGSRTMLRKMGKRFKPDEAGQMMRDCKDAGIQVMLYLIVGFPGETDETVQETCDWLDRWGGAVDMIRNLCSLTIEYGTAIEKRADLFGVEFDRHDVQWKDNWQGKGDDTPLRRAMRVRKVIDKVHDLGIPIETEVITDPEHATHDEHGQWAGGEGASDAQKVAQPRSSIMCASFPTGSQS
- a CDS encoding radical SAM protein — protein: MSLLSGIKSQVINMRAFRPFFTPLRVARDAITFPVDYYLGDGRVHGMPSIVNLNITTVCNLKCPFCFNNDILGKRTELSTAEMVELVDQLSKTGAGLFLSGGEPFARKDIYDIIVEAKRRGMPVGVVTNGTLLKEPQVTRLRDIGLDVVILSFHGTREAHNKAVLMDGAYDKTMHALDLFRAAWPSPGPMINYVITAESLPHLPDFVRELDGRDNLVMRLSHLNFVTPTEAEANRNYWIENFGEAPDKLLHFQYEPPERMYEPILDILEKNREIFTKPVLNADEMKTWYSPKFDLDRRCVFIWRSTYVNSDGDVYPCQFLYMKMGNIKEKPLAEIWNGERYRRFRALLRKGLTPGCARCCKL